A single Vulcanisaeta distributa DSM 14429 DNA region contains:
- a CDS encoding twin-arginine translocation signal domain-containing protein encodes MAPPKIEIKLTRRDFLKASAIAAMFAALDWNRVINAFADAVRNGDIGIVWLEAQDCAGNTTSIIQATNPSLLDVLLGRTPLVGPGTVRLIFHETVMPEWGATHVTSFSQTEQPSVYWTEEFYTGTADKILNDVAQGKYGPYVLVLEGSLPAEYGMPGSNITTEGGFYCKIGPYTCTEWFKKLIVNAAAVVGVGNCASYGGIPADKVLEPPPNFQYPTNGWSQSPTGAIGLFDDPYRGITGVIHHPYFSDVIGPYSNYWDKDMVPDFSTVKPIVAVPGCPAGPNGIMRTLALLALAAIGIIPASALQRSKFLDEYGRPLFIYQYTTHEQCPRAAWYAAGEFRPYPGDNDAKCLYAVGCKGPVAHCPWNKIGWVAGVGGPTRQGGVCIACTNPGFTDAYEPFYVKLPYVGWSAKDLATAAAVVGAATVVAGAIAGGWYAARQRAERKEEKK; translated from the coding sequence ATGGCTCCACCAAAGATAGAGATTAAACTCACTAGGCGAGACTTCCTGAAGGCGTCAGCCATAGCCGCGATGTTCGCCGCGTTGGATTGGAATAGGGTAATAAATGCCTTTGCCGATGCTGTGAGAAATGGTGATATAGGCATTGTTTGGTTGGAGGCCCAGGACTGTGCAGGTAACACCACCTCGATTATACAGGCAACTAACCCAAGCCTACTGGATGTTTTATTAGGAAGAACACCACTTGTTGGACCCGGCACCGTTAGGCTAATCTTCCACGAGACCGTCATGCCGGAATGGGGCGCGACGCACGTCACCTCATTCAGCCAAACGGAGCAGCCCTCGGTATATTGGACTGAGGAATTCTACACCGGTACGGCTGATAAGATACTCAATGACGTCGCCCAGGGTAAATACGGCCCATACGTCCTCGTCCTAGAGGGTTCATTACCGGCTGAGTATGGAATGCCTGGAAGTAACATAACCACCGAGGGTGGCTTTTATTGTAAGATTGGGCCATACACATGCACTGAGTGGTTTAAGAAATTGATAGTTAATGCAGCGGCAGTCGTGGGTGTTGGTAACTGTGCAAGCTACGGCGGCATACCTGCTGATAAAGTCCTTGAGCCACCACCGAACTTCCAATACCCAACCAACGGCTGGTCCCAATCACCGACCGGAGCCATTGGCCTATTTGATGACCCATACAGGGGCATTACTGGCGTGATACACCACCCATACTTCTCAGACGTGATTGGGCCATACTCTAACTACTGGGATAAGGACATGGTGCCCGACTTCAGCACAGTTAAGCCAATAGTAGCGGTGCCCGGCTGCCCAGCTGGGCCTAATGGCATAATGAGGACACTAGCCCTCCTAGCCCTGGCCGCCATAGGTATAATACCCGCCAGCGCGCTGCAGAGGAGTAAGTTCCTCGATGAGTACGGCAGGCCGCTATTTATATATCAGTACACTACGCATGAGCAGTGCCCAAGGGCCGCCTGGTACGCAGCCGGCGAATTCAGGCCATACCCCGGCGATAATGATGCCAAGTGCCTATATGCGGTTGGCTGTAAAGGTCCAGTGGCTCACTGCCCATGGAATAAGATAGGCTGGGTAGCCGGCGTCGGTGGGCCAACTAGGCAGGGCGGAGTCTGCATAGCCTGTACAAACCCAGGGTTCACGGATGCCTATGAACCATTCTACGTTAAGCTACCCTACGTCGGCTGGTCAGCCAAGGACCTGGCCACGGCTGCTGCGGTGGTTGGCGCCGCAACAGTAGTTGCCGGCGCAATAGCCGGCGGCTGGTACGCGGCCAGGCAGAGGGCTGAGAGGAAGGAGGAAAAGAAGTGA
- a CDS encoding nickel-dependent hydrogenase large subunit, giving the protein MSTIKIWLDPITRIEGHLAAYIEIDSSTKHVTSAYTSAMMFRGFEVFLRGRPPEDAIAITSRSCGVCGAAHANASVVANDVASGYTPTPLGVALRNMAYAMTDYIYDHSIILNMLGGPDYSELIVSKLTPSVWQEAQSTPTQYSNIHGYKTIADIMTDLNPVTGRIWRLTVEYQRIAREAGVLLYGRHSHPSTLVPGGISTDLSLAGSIFEQYYTRLTALTAWVKFVWAIWQDLHDFYVSIGYELNGKTHDPPSMFAAGWADDPEVYGSFAPTSSPAQWKTLWEHLDEIYQARLEKPGYAMGTNLVTKSVVEMNQGWLEFVDTSFYYDWYKHNVLPPWGYWIKEDPLGNPIAFGNDELMPYHPWNKTTMPKPQAINFTEKYSWDAEPRLMLKDGTIAPIETNPITQLWIDTLYATKVSLGNYDIWESNGSQLTFTLPAAQPTSTAPEICPVPGGCPDLYGELTITWKMPQYSTTIERVLARAVHLALVANIAWANLEYALAQWAAGHTHASSPWQHGSYPSFSYSIGWWHVPRGTNQHWLVQSSDKILNYQYQAPTTKNVSPRNNRCTGPYASQCTGPFEMSALNSWVTEEVPPDQWTGLDIVRAIRSFDPCLACAVHAEVKGEGGRIYKTIEKVIYNACSL; this is encoded by the coding sequence ATGTCTACAATAAAGATTTGGCTAGATCCGATAACAAGGATAGAGGGGCACCTAGCGGCCTATATAGAGATAGACTCAAGCACTAAACACGTAACGTCGGCCTACACATCGGCGATGATGTTCAGGGGATTTGAGGTCTTCCTACGCGGCAGACCGCCCGAGGACGCCATTGCCATAACCAGTAGGTCCTGTGGCGTTTGTGGAGCTGCCCATGCTAATGCATCCGTTGTAGCTAATGACGTGGCGTCAGGCTATACGCCGACACCACTCGGCGTCGCGCTCAGGAACATGGCTTACGCCATGACCGACTACATATATGATCATTCGATAATACTGAATATGCTGGGCGGCCCCGACTATAGTGAGTTAATTGTTAGTAAGTTAACGCCCAGTGTTTGGCAGGAGGCTCAATCAACGCCAACGCAGTACAGTAATATCCATGGCTACAAGACCATAGCTGACATAATGACTGACTTAAACCCAGTTACTGGCAGGATATGGAGACTAACCGTTGAGTACCAGAGAATTGCTAGGGAGGCTGGCGTGCTACTCTACGGCAGGCACTCACACCCATCAACCCTGGTTCCCGGCGGTATAAGCACGGATCTCTCCCTAGCAGGTTCAATATTTGAGCAGTACTACACTAGGTTAACGGCCTTAACAGCCTGGGTTAAGTTTGTATGGGCCATTTGGCAGGATCTGCATGACTTCTACGTTAGCATTGGCTATGAGCTCAATGGTAAGACCCACGACCCACCATCGATGTTCGCAGCTGGCTGGGCTGATGACCCGGAGGTCTATGGTTCCTTCGCGCCAACAAGCAGCCCAGCCCAGTGGAAGACCCTGTGGGAACACCTTGATGAGATATACCAGGCTAGGCTTGAGAAGCCAGGCTATGCGATGGGGACTAACCTAGTTACTAAGAGTGTCGTTGAGATGAACCAGGGCTGGCTTGAGTTCGTGGACACAAGCTTCTACTACGATTGGTATAAGCATAATGTGCTACCGCCCTGGGGCTACTGGATTAAGGAGGATCCGTTGGGAAACCCGATAGCCTTCGGCAACGATGAGCTAATGCCCTACCACCCGTGGAACAAGACGACGATGCCTAAGCCGCAGGCGATTAACTTTACTGAGAAGTATAGCTGGGATGCTGAGCCTAGGTTGATGCTTAAGGATGGTACAATAGCCCCGATTGAGACTAACCCGATTACGCAGCTTTGGATAGATACGCTGTACGCCACTAAAGTGAGCCTTGGGAATTACGACATTTGGGAGAGTAATGGTTCCCAGTTAACCTTCACGCTACCAGCGGCTCAACCAACCTCAACAGCCCCCGAAATATGCCCAGTACCCGGCGGCTGCCCAGACCTGTATGGTGAGTTGACTATAACGTGGAAGATGCCGCAGTACTCAACGACCATTGAGAGGGTCCTGGCCAGGGCCGTTCACCTGGCCCTAGTCGCCAACATTGCCTGGGCCAACCTTGAGTATGCCCTAGCCCAGTGGGCCGCTGGGCACACGCATGCATCAAGTCCCTGGCAGCACGGTAGTTACCCAAGCTTTAGCTATAGTATAGGCTGGTGGCACGTGCCTAGGGGGACGAACCAGCACTGGCTTGTTCAATCCAGTGACAAGATACTGAATTACCAGTACCAGGCGCCGACGACCAAGAATGTGAGTCCGAGGAACAATAGGTGCACAGGCCCATATGCAAGCCAGTGCACAGGCCCATTCGAAATGTCTGCGTTGAACTCCTGGGTGACCGAGGAGGTTCCACCGGACCAGTGGACCGGCCTGGACATAGTTAGGGCGATTAGGAGCTTCGACCCATGCCTAGCCTGCGCGGTGCATGCCGAGGTTAAAGGTGAGGGTGGGAGGATATATAAGACCATTGAGAAGGTGATTTACAACGCATGCTCCCTGTAA
- a CDS encoding ABC transporter permease has protein sequence MRMGKFSELNVLFAVMANELKIISREPGGLALLIILPYFIAGGMAFIASFFVRVTSGVFIRQFIGFEVLMLSMIMMQTGARFLWEERRGGRLEFLLASPTSMYVILLGTSLVMIVVNIGAFTIASLPLFYLEYGLIGAVRLALALLLLFIGLLPLYGIGLLIAGLVMKLNDADSVTNVLTPILTILSGTTYPIYVLPWWIKELVYALPMYITFYSMYLESIGHESITLITYLIAATIIYLLLGMTSYARLEREFRRKGV, from the coding sequence ATGAGAATGGGTAAGTTTAGTGAGTTGAATGTGCTGTTTGCGGTGATGGCTAATGAGCTGAAGATAATAAGTAGGGAGCCGGGTGGTTTGGCATTGCTTATTATTCTTCCGTACTTCATTGCTGGCGGTATGGCTTTTATAGCCTCATTCTTTGTTAGGGTAACGAGTGGCGTGTTCATTAGGCAGTTCATTGGGTTTGAGGTCCTCATGCTATCCATGATAATGATGCAGACAGGGGCTAGGTTTCTATGGGAGGAGAGGAGGGGTGGTAGGCTTGAGTTCCTGCTTGCCTCGCCAACAAGCATGTACGTGATCTTACTCGGCACATCCCTTGTAATGATTGTGGTGAATATCGGCGCCTTCACAATAGCCTCCTTACCACTGTTTTACCTGGAATACGGGTTAATTGGAGCTGTTAGGCTGGCATTAGCCCTCTTACTACTTTTCATTGGGTTACTGCCTCTGTATGGCATTGGGTTGCTAATAGCGGGCTTGGTCATGAAGCTTAATGATGCCGATTCGGTAACCAACGTATTAACGCCAATATTAACAATACTCTCGGGTACCACGTACCCGATATACGTACTTCCCTGGTGGATTAAGGAATTGGTTTATGCACTTCCCATGTACATAACCTTCTACTCCATGTACCTGGAAAGCATAGGCCATGAAAGCATCACCCTCATTACCTACTTAATCGCCGCAACGATCATATACCTACTACTTGGGATGACCTCATATGCAAGGCTCGAAAGAGAGTTCAGGAGGAAGGGTGTTTAA
- the aspS gene encoding aspartate--tRNA(Asn) ligase, with the protein MSFPRKTHWTKDVTPELDGKEVILTGWVWDIRDLGNIKFILLRDREGIIQLTVKKGVAPEGVWSLTQSLGREDAIAVKGVVKASKIARAGVEVFPSEIHVVAKSKALPIDIWGSVETDLDTRLKYRSIDLKRPINSLIFRVESEVTRAIRETLYGRGFIEVFTPKIIVTSTEGGAELFTVQYFERAAYLAQSPQLYKEELTASLERVFEIAPAYRAEKHNTNYHLNEFISVDIEEAFANYMDVMDVLEDVIISVYERVNKVFSNELAKYGIEIKIPKKPFRRITYDEALDMLSRRGLKINWGDDVPKNGLELLSEEFNEPFFIIHFPTDLRAFYTKPLDSDPKISESFDLVIGGLEIASGSSRIHIKEQLIEALRKRGLNPENFESHLMVYDYGMPPHAGWGMGLYRLLMVLLKRDNIREVVLYPRDRFRLEP; encoded by the coding sequence GTGAGTTTTCCAAGGAAGACCCACTGGACTAAAGACGTAACTCCTGAATTAGATGGTAAGGAGGTAATTCTAACGGGCTGGGTCTGGGACATTAGGGACCTCGGTAACATAAAGTTCATACTACTGAGGGATAGGGAGGGCATTATACAATTAACGGTGAAGAAGGGCGTTGCCCCGGAGGGTGTTTGGTCATTAACGCAGTCATTAGGTAGGGAAGACGCAATAGCCGTTAAGGGTGTCGTTAAGGCTAGTAAGATAGCCAGGGCAGGCGTTGAGGTCTTCCCAAGTGAAATCCACGTTGTGGCTAAATCGAAGGCATTGCCAATAGATATATGGGGCTCGGTAGAGACCGACTTAGATACGAGGTTGAAGTACAGATCCATTGACCTTAAGAGACCCATTAACTCATTGATATTCAGGGTTGAGAGTGAGGTTACCCGCGCAATCCGTGAGACTCTCTATGGCCGTGGATTTATCGAGGTATTTACGCCTAAAATAATTGTTACAAGTACGGAGGGAGGCGCTGAGTTATTTACGGTGCAATACTTCGAAAGAGCCGCCTATCTAGCCCAGAGCCCGCAGCTCTATAAGGAGGAGTTAACGGCAAGCCTTGAGAGGGTCTTTGAGATAGCCCCTGCCTATAGGGCTGAGAAGCATAACACGAATTATCACTTAAACGAGTTCATATCGGTGGACATCGAGGAGGCCTTCGCTAATTACATGGATGTAATGGACGTTCTCGAGGACGTGATAATCAGCGTTTACGAAAGGGTCAATAAGGTATTTAGTAATGAATTAGCTAAGTACGGCATAGAGATTAAGATTCCGAAGAAGCCGTTCAGGAGGATTACGTATGACGAAGCATTGGACATGCTGAGTAGGAGAGGTTTAAAGATTAATTGGGGAGATGACGTACCTAAGAATGGCTTAGAACTCCTGAGTGAGGAATTCAATGAACCATTCTTCATAATACACTTCCCAACGGACCTAAGGGCATTCTACACGAAGCCCCTCGACTCAGACCCAAAAATCAGCGAGTCATTTGACCTCGTTATAGGCGGCTTGGAAATAGCGTCAGGGAGTAGTAGAATTCACATTAAGGAGCAGTTAATAGAGGCATTAAGAAAGAGGGGGTTGAACCCTGAGAACTTCGAGAGTCACCTAATGGTTTATGATTATGGAATGCCACCACATGCTGGCTGGGGCATGGGGCTCTATAGGCTATTAATGGTGCTGCTTAAGAGGGATAATATTCGTGAGGTCGTGCTATACCCAAGGGACAGATTCAGGCTTGAGCCATAG
- a CDS encoding ABC transporter ATP-binding protein: MNDAIVASNLRKRFISYERIGFIRRRKIVVEALRGVSFRVRWGEVYGLLGPNGAGKTTTVKILATLLIPDDGYAMIDGHDVVKEAGIVRGIIGLVLYPDKGFYSRLSGYENLVYFGRLYGLSKSVAEARARELMNLVGLENAMNRPYEEYSLGMRARLAIARALIHDPPVLFLDEPTIGLDPISAREVRELVRRLRKEGKAVLFTSHNLWEVEEVCDRVGIINNGRMIIEGSPRDIKDMLGLKYVIEVEVQLNGRVETIREETTNPADALRRVINDVEARGLRISRIRINEPSLEEAFIRVIGDENG; this comes from the coding sequence GTGAACGATGCAATAGTAGCTTCGAATCTCAGGAAAAGATTCATTAGTTATGAACGTATTGGCTTCATAAGGAGAAGAAAGATTGTAGTCGAGGCACTGAGGGGTGTTTCCTTTAGGGTTAGGTGGGGTGAGGTATATGGGTTGTTAGGCCCGAATGGCGCGGGTAAGACTACCACCGTTAAGATACTCGCCACCTTATTAATCCCTGATGATGGTTATGCCATGATTGACGGACACGATGTCGTTAAAGAAGCAGGTATTGTTAGGGGCATCATAGGGCTTGTTCTTTACCCAGACAAGGGATTTTACTCGAGGCTTAGTGGGTATGAAAACCTCGTTTACTTTGGAAGGCTTTATGGGTTGAGTAAGTCAGTGGCGGAGGCAAGGGCGAGGGAGTTGATGAACCTTGTTGGGCTTGAAAACGCGATGAATAGGCCATATGAGGAGTACTCGCTTGGTATGAGGGCTAGACTTGCCATAGCCAGGGCATTAATTCACGATCCGCCCGTGTTATTTCTTGATGAACCAACCATAGGCTTAGACCCAATCTCAGCAAGGGAGGTAAGGGAGTTGGTAAGGAGGCTGAGAAAGGAGGGTAAGGCTGTGCTTTTTACGAGTCACAATCTTTGGGAGGTGGAGGAGGTTTGTGATAGGGTTGGTATAATAAATAATGGTAGGATGATCATTGAGGGATCACCGAGGGATATAAAGGATATGCTTGGGTTGAAGTATGTGATTGAGGTTGAGGTCCAGCTTAATGGTCGCGTGGAGACCATACGTGAGGAGACCACGAACCCCGCTGATGCACTTCGTAGGGTGATAAACGATGTTGAGGCAAGGGGCTTGAGGATAAGTAGGATTAGGATTAATGAGCCTTCCTTGGAGGAGGCCTTTATCAGGGTGATTGGGGATGAGAATGGGTAA
- a CDS encoding 50S ribosomal protein L19e, which translates to MVDVKRLAAEVLGVGESRVRISPEALDRLEEVTTKADVRALIKEGLIYAEYAKGVSRGRWRELHEKRRKGRRRGVGSRRGSKYARLDPKEAWVNKVRALRRYLNSLKRRGLIDAKTWRELYLQVKGGRFDSVSSLRAYLISNNLIKQQR; encoded by the coding sequence ATGGTTGACGTTAAGAGGTTGGCTGCTGAGGTACTTGGTGTTGGTGAATCACGGGTTAGGATTAGCCCTGAGGCTCTTGATAGGCTTGAGGAGGTTACCACTAAGGCTGATGTTAGGGCTTTGATTAAGGAGGGCTTGATATACGCTGAGTATGCCAAGGGTGTTAGTAGGGGTAGGTGGCGCGAGCTGCATGAGAAGAGGAGGAAGGGTAGGAGGAGGGGTGTTGGTAGTAGGAGGGGTAGTAAGTACGCTAGGCTTGATCCTAAGGAGGCTTGGGTTAATAAGGTTAGGGCATTAAGGAGGTACTTAAACTCGCTAAAGAGGAGGGGGTTGATTGATGCAAAGACCTGGAGGGAGCTTTACCTGCAGGTTAAGGGTGGTAGGTTTGATAGCGTGTCGTCGCTCAGGGCATACCTAATTAGTAATAACCTAATTAAGCAGCAGCGATAA
- a CDS encoding hydrogenase maturation protease — protein sequence MLPVKIIGLGNPLYGDDGLGSCLARFLSQFNDFVIDGNAHGIALLGNLMDAHDLIFIDIDTELKPGAVALEKVEGELSITDTTMLDAHRASPSLLVGYLRAMKAFNGTAYVVAIGPGNTEPFKPVSNEALNAVSAALKLLSELLSKYGLQLRYEGDPKDAIIECYRDALGY from the coding sequence ATGCTCCCTGTAAAAATAATTGGTCTTGGCAATCCACTTTACGGTGATGATGGCTTAGGTTCCTGCCTAGCCCGTTTTTTATCTCAATTTAATGATTTCGTGATTGACGGTAATGCCCATGGCATTGCATTGCTCGGCAATTTAATGGACGCACACGACCTCATATTCATTGACATAGACACTGAGTTAAAACCTGGGGCTGTGGCCCTTGAGAAGGTTGAGGGGGAATTATCGATCACTGACACGACAATGCTCGACGCACACAGAGCCTCACCAAGCCTATTGGTTGGTTATTTAAGGGCAATGAAGGCATTTAATGGCACTGCTTACGTAGTTGCTATAGGCCCTGGGAACACGGAACCATTTAAACCCGTGAGCAATGAGGCGCTCAATGCCGTCTCCGCGGCATTGAAACTACTTAGCGAATTACTAAGTAAGTATGGCTTACAACTTAGATATGAGGGTGATCCTAAAGACGCGATCATTGAGTGCTACAGGGATGCCTTGGGTTATTAA
- a CDS encoding 50S ribosomal protein L18, with protein MARSGRYKVKFRRRREGKTNYYKRREMIKSGLPRLVVRRTNKYIIAQVVVARVVGDEVIVSATSKELVGFGWKGGLKNTSSAYLVGLIVGYKALLKGVKKAILDIGLHRPTKGARVFAVLKGALDAGLEVPHGEEVLPDEDRISGKHIAEYAEKLKGENEALYKARFSQYLAKGLDPVDMPKHFEEVRDKIKNYYMGWFKKLNIEMPQEAEEE; from the coding sequence ATGGCGAGGAGTGGTCGTTATAAGGTTAAGTTTAGGCGTAGGAGGGAGGGTAAGACGAATTACTATAAGCGTAGGGAGATGATTAAGAGTGGCTTGCCTAGGCTTGTCGTTAGGAGGACAAATAAGTACATAATCGCCCAGGTCGTTGTGGCTAGGGTAGTGGGTGATGAGGTTATCGTGAGCGCCACGTCTAAGGAATTAGTAGGTTTTGGTTGGAAGGGAGGCTTGAAGAATACTTCGAGTGCGTACCTCGTAGGTTTAATAGTTGGTTATAAGGCGTTACTTAAGGGCGTTAAGAAGGCGATACTTGACATTGGGCTTCACAGGCCAACTAAGGGTGCCCGCGTCTTCGCAGTGCTTAAGGGTGCCCTTGATGCAGGTCTCGAGGTGCCCCATGGTGAGGAGGTACTCCCCGATGAGGATAGAATAAGTGGTAAGCATATTGCTGAGTATGCGGAGAAGCTTAAGGGTGAGAACGAGGCGTTATATAAGGCTCGCTTCTCTCAGTACTTGGCTAAGGGTTTAGATCCTGTTGATATGCCAAAGCACTTCGAGGAGGTTAGGGATAAGATTAAGAACTATTACATGGGTTGGTTTAAGAAACTGAACATAGAAATGCCACAGGAAGCCGAGGAGGAATAA
- a CDS encoding peptidase M52 — protein MKIVIAYSGYLPMGDMAVGLRVGELLGNELRRRNYQEVELLDVSADVLTAVDLINERRPDVLILVGAKRRGRAKGTVEVIRPNLEPIEDSIEANDLLRPSLDGRVCITDVLNGLRVLGTTAKEIILIECEPPFDEPYIGLSSEGEKCAINIVNLILSEILPKIMNK, from the coding sequence ATGAAGATCGTAATCGCCTATTCCGGTTACTTGCCAATGGGTGATATGGCTGTTGGCCTTAGGGTTGGTGAGTTATTAGGTAATGAATTAAGGAGACGTAATTATCAAGAGGTTGAATTACTCGACGTAAGCGCTGACGTACTAACCGCCGTGGATTTAATAAATGAGAGAAGGCCAGATGTATTGATTCTAGTTGGTGCAAAGCGTAGGGGTAGGGCTAAGGGAACGGTAGAGGTAATAAGGCCGAACTTAGAACCAATCGAAGATAGTATTGAGGCAAACGACTTATTAAGACCATCACTCGATGGAAGGGTTTGCATAACCGATGTATTAAATGGACTAAGGGTTCTAGGGACCACGGCTAAGGAGATAATACTGATTGAATGTGAGCCGCCCTTTGACGAACCATACATAGGCCTATCAAGTGAGGGCGAAAAATGCGCTATCAACATAGTAAACCTAATCTTAAGTGAAATACTACCTAAGATTATGAATAAATAA
- a CDS encoding MFS transporter: MGEATKNLRLSGIHYVMFFSYSLTFLIWGFVTTSGVMSIYYFSKYIPKFLVPISVVLGPISLMIGNVLMGRLADIVGRRGIYVYTMSLYTIGLIGMGLSILLSNVIPASEAFIPFIISYILAEIGVGGEEPPALAAATELMPYNYRGSMLVLITNFDNIGAAIASAILLLALMRGTQLSATWTMIGSAIIVLIAAIIIRLVTPESVRWLIVRGRVHEAERIANEYGLSYTLTEGPRQSVRFPPLWFRTLVLSLLGISQLATYGLMAFYIVYLPSLPFSNNEVLATQVLLWANVGASIAGLIGLVIDRLSRKTFTLISFLGGLLTMIPIFIIYGVMIGSALASSLTIFYTLLFLNMIFSEFGWAVRVLLEPELYPTRNRATWVGIVRLIAWIMYVLLIYYLLASANTYVYLLSNLILYIVGFLAALAWFIFGVETKGLSVHALDKAADRR; the protein is encoded by the coding sequence ATGGGTGAAGCTACGAAGAACCTAAGGTTATCGGGAATTCACTATGTCATGTTCTTTAGCTATTCGCTCACGTTCTTGATATGGGGATTTGTAACTACGAGTGGTGTTATGTCGATTTATTACTTCTCCAAATACATACCTAAGTTCTTAGTGCCCATCTCTGTAGTCCTTGGGCCAATATCCTTAATGATTGGTAATGTGCTCATGGGTAGGTTGGCGGACATTGTTGGTAGGAGGGGCATATATGTCTATACGATGAGCCTATACACAATTGGATTAATAGGCATGGGGTTATCAATACTCCTATCAAATGTAATACCTGCATCGGAGGCCTTCATACCATTCATAATATCGTACATACTCGCCGAGATAGGTGTTGGTGGTGAGGAGCCTCCAGCACTTGCGGCAGCCACTGAGTTGATGCCGTATAATTATAGGGGCTCTATGCTCGTCTTAATAACGAACTTTGACAACATAGGTGCAGCTATAGCATCTGCAATACTATTATTGGCGCTAATGAGGGGTACCCAGTTATCTGCCACCTGGACTATGATTGGTTCCGCAATAATTGTCCTGATAGCGGCGATAATCATTAGGTTAGTAACACCTGAATCGGTTAGGTGGCTCATCGTTAGGGGCAGGGTTCACGAGGCTGAGAGGATAGCCAATGAGTACGGCCTATCATACACCCTAACTGAAGGTCCTAGGCAGAGCGTTAGATTTCCACCGCTGTGGTTCAGGACATTGGTGCTATCACTCCTCGGCATATCCCAATTAGCGACTTATGGGTTAATGGCCTTCTACATCGTTTACTTACCCTCATTACCATTCTCAAACAATGAGGTGTTGGCTACTCAGGTATTGCTATGGGCTAATGTGGGTGCCTCAATTGCTGGTTTAATTGGGTTAGTTATTGATAGGTTAAGTAGAAAGACCTTCACCCTAATTTCATTCCTGGGTGGGTTATTGACCATGATACCGATATTCATAATATACGGTGTAATGATTGGAAGCGCCTTAGCGTCATCTTTAACAATATTCTATACATTACTATTCCTAAACATGATATTCAGTGAATTTGGTTGGGCGGTTAGGGTCCTCCTAGAACCTGAACTATACCCAACCAGGAATAGGGCTACCTGGGTTGGCATTGTTAGGCTCATTGCGTGGATTATGTATGTGCTTCTCATTTACTACCTACTAGCCTCAGCAAACACCTACGTATACCTACTCTCAAACTTAATACTTTACATAGTGGGTTTCCTGGCGGCATTGGCATGGTTCATATTCGGTGTTGAGACCAAGGGATTATCAGTACATGCGCTTGATAAGGCGGCAGACCGTAGATAA
- a CDS encoding transcription elongation factor NusA gives MKIPFCTFCVKTRVFCPKCQSLLDSGEYSMLDVDVSDALLNIATGKMEEILKNVEYVKSYEVGDLIIVVLKGIKSIPRAIVQQIEHDLERSLSKRVKVVEKGVNVNELATQLASPARILTVSTSWLPDGTTETVVRITKSELRRLPFKPSELAKVLSQISGTNIRVEVTK, from the coding sequence ATGAAAATACCGTTTTGCACCTTCTGCGTTAAGACCAGGGTGTTCTGCCCGAAGTGCCAGTCTTTGCTTGATAGCGGAGAGTACTCCATGCTTGATGTTGATGTTAGTGATGCATTGCTAAACATAGCCACTGGGAAGATGGAGGAGATACTGAAGAATGTCGAGTATGTTAAGTCCTACGAAGTTGGTGACCTAATAATCGTGGTGCTTAAGGGCATAAAGTCTATTCCACGCGCAATAGTTCAGCAGATTGAGCATGATCTCGAGAGATCACTGAGTAAGAGGGTTAAGGTTGTTGAGAAGGGCGTTAATGTGAATGAGTTAGCAACGCAATTAGCATCACCTGCCCGGATACTCACGGTATCGACGTCCTGGCTCCCTGACGGCACTACGGAGACCGTGGTCAGGATAACAAAGAGTGAACTTAGGAGGCTACCATTTAAGCCGAGTGAGTTGGCTAAGGTTCTTAGTCAAATTAGCGGCACAAACATTAGGGTTGAAGTTACTAAGTAA